The window AGCACCGATTTTAGCGGTGGCATAGAGCAGGGTGAGCCAATCGGGAACATTTTGTGCCCAGATGCCGACATGTGTGCCTTGTGTAACACCTATCGACAACAGCCCGTTTGCCATGTTGTCTACCCGTTCGTTGAATGTTTTCCAGGTAAAGCGAAGATTTCGATCGGAGTATACAATATGTTCTCTATCAGGTGTTTTTTCGGCCCAATATTCGAGCCAATCGCTCAAAGTTCTATCAAAAAGTTGCATGGGATGACTGATCAATTTGGGGTATATACTACGGCAAGCACCTGTGCCGGTTCATCGTTTGCAGAGGTTACCAGATGTTCCACAACCGAGTCGTAGTAAATGCTTTCACCACTGTTCAAAACATATCTATCCATACCGTATTGCACGGTTATTGCTCCCTGCAGGACATAGAGGAACTCTTCACCCTCGTGCGAGGAGGTGCTCATGGGAGATGAACCGGAAGGTTTGATCTCGATGAAAAACGGCTCCATATGTCTTCCGGACTTGCTTGCCGCCAGCGAAAAGAAATCGATGTGGGAATTGTCGCGGGTGAGGTGGCTGGTAAAGGTGACCGGCGTTGATGGCTTGGGACTCCGGTTGACTACTGGGCCAAGCGCCTCGTTGTCGTCGAGGAATGTCCCCAGTCTCACACCCAGCGCCCTTGAAATCTTGATAAGCGATGACAATGACGGAATCTTTTCACTGTTAAAGATCAATTCAATCTGCGCCACAGTGAGACCGGCGTTCGACGCAAGATCTTCTGCCGTAATGTTTTTGCCGGCACATACCGCCTTAATTTTCTCGGTAACTGGATTCATGGAATTATAGTGCTTATTTGTTTCAGGCGCAAAACTACAAAACTATTATCAAAATGACAAATATAATTTTAAATCGATATCAAACAGGCCGGGTGAATAACAAATGGTTTATTTGCTAAAAAAGAGCGGATAGACTCTTCGTTTTACTTTTTTTTGTACCTTTGTAACTTCGGAAAAATGAGTTTGCTGAACCAGGGCATCTTTCAGCGGCAATCGAATTCGGAGATGGATGAATTCTGGCCGGGCTGCTTTGCGAAGATGTCGTTTTTTCCATAACAAATAATTTTTAGGTAATTGTGGGAGTGATTCTGTTCGCTCTCTTTTATTGTGCAAAGCATGGACAAAAATACTGTTATTGGCTTTTTACTGATTGGCGCAATTATTGTTGCGTTTACCTTTTTGAACCGTCCCACCCAGGAGCAGCTGGCCCAACAGCAGCGGATGCGCGACTCACTTCAGCAGGTCGAACGGCAGAAAGCAGCGCTGGAGGCGGAACGATCGGCTAACGGCGGTTCGGGAGAGAGTTCCGAGATCAAACAACAAAACAGTGTCGCTGATTTTTTTGCTGTCGGACAGGTGCTCGCCAGCGATTCAGTGACCGCTTCACCCGATTCGCTCGACGTGATACAGCCAACAGGGGAGGAGCTTGTCACTCTGGAAAATGAGAAGCTAAGAGTGACCTTAAGCACATTGGGTGGCAGAATCCACTCCGTACAGCTCAAGGGTGAGAAAAGATACAATGGCGACAGTCTCATCCTTTTCGAAGGCGACGAAGCCCGCTTCAATCTGGAACTTTTCAATCGCAACAGCGTCCGTCTTTCCACCGAGGATCAGCTCTTTACTCCGATCGTTACAGCAGATGGCAAGAGTGTGGTGATGCGACTGGGCAGTTCCCCGGAGCGTCATGTCGACCTGGTCTATACACTTCCCGAGAATGAATTCATGCTCGATTTCGATATCCGGGTTGTCGGCATGAAGGCCAGTCTCCATTCGGAAAGCCTGACCAACCTCCGTATCAACTGGGAGCAGAAGATCCGTCAACAGGAGAATGGACGTCAGTTCGAGAACCGTTTTGCACGGCTCAACTACAGATATGTGGGGCAGGATGCCCAGAAGATGAGCGACAGCAAAAACGACAGGAAAGAGCTTACCGAACCGATCAAGTGGTTTGCCTTCAAGGATCAGTTCTTCAGTACGGTGATCATCGCCGAAAAGCCCTTCAGCAACACCATCCTTTCGTCGCAACCGCACGTTACCGGCGAATATATCAAGAGCTACAAGGCCGAGACCTGGGTGCCGGTGACTGTCGATCCACAAAGGGATGAACTGACAGCATCGTTCAACTACTATTTCGGTCCAAACCACTTCTACACGCTGAAGAGCTACGACAAGGAGATAAGCGACAGCAGCCAGAAACTCTATCTGGAGGAGCTGGTGGACCTGGGATACCGCTGGTTGAGCTGGATCAACAAATACTTCACCATCCCGGTATTCAATTACTTCCTCAAGTTTAACTGGGGGATGGGACTCATCATATTTATCATGACGCTCATCATCAAGCTGATCATCCTTCCGCTCACCTACAAATCGTTCAAATCGTCTGCCAAGATGCGCGTGCTGCGTCCACAGATCAAGGAGATCGAAGAGAAGTATCCAGGTCAGGACAAAGAGATGATGCTTAAGCGTCAACAGGCCACCATGGATCTCTATAGCAAGGCAGGAGCCAGCCCGATGAGCGGCTGTTTTCCGATGTTGCTCCAGATGCCGATTTTGCTGGCTTTCTTCTTCTTCTTCCCGTCGGCAATCGAATTGCGCCACCAGAGCTTTTTGTGGGCGAGCGACCTTTCCACGTTCGACTCCCTCATACACTGGGACGCCAACATACCGCTGATCTCGAAATTCCTCGGTAATCACATCAGCCTGTTCTGCTTGTTGATGACGATAGTAAACGTCTTCTATACCAAGTACAATATGGCTGCAACCGATACTGGCCAGGCCCAGATGCCGGGCATGAAGTCGATGCCGATCCTCATGTCGGTCATGATGTTCTTTTTCCTGAACTCATACCCTGCAGGGCTTAACTACTACTATTTCCTCTCCACCCTGTTCACTATCGGGTTCACCCTCCTGTTCAAACAGTTGTTGAACGAAGAGAAGTTGCTTGCCCAGCTGGAGGCAAACAAACGGAAACCGAAAAAACAGTCCGGTTTCATGGCGCGACTGGCCGAAGCCCAGAAGATGCAGGAGAAGCAGGCCCGTGAAAGAGCTAAGGAGGCGGCAAAGCGTAATTACCGCAGATAAACGAATACTTACTTTTTTCAATAATTTCAACGACAGAAAACAGCCCGGAAGAATTGTTTCGTTCGGGCTGTTTTCCTTATGGAACTCCCCATCGGGGTCACAGAACAACATTTCACCAAAATCGCAACGAGTTGTTGAACTTATTTTTTTGACAGTTGTTTTATGGTAAAAGTGGAGAAGTAAACATCAAATTCTTACTATATGAGCAAAGACAAAGCTATTCTTGAGTACGATGAGGACGAATCCGTGAAATTTATACGGAAGAGTTTGCCCGAAGAGATGCAAAACGAGTTTTCGGACGACGAAATCAACTACATTGTCGATCTGGTATATGAGTTTTACGAAGAGAAGGGTTTCCTGGACGAAGATGACGACAAGGACATCGAGATTGATGAAGACGAACTGTTGGACTATGTTATTGAGAATGCCCGCAAAGACAAGATCAGGGAGTTCACGGATGAACAGATCGAGGCTATCGTTGCTGGAGAATTGGCATATTGCGACACGTTAAATCTGTTTGACTGATTTTTAACATTTAACTATACTTCCTAAAATTATTAACTATGAAGCAATTTTCTAAATTATTTGGCATCCTTGTTTTGGGGGGTGCTTTGGTATTGTCCGGTTGCGGTGCAAGCAACACGGTTAAGGGTTCCGGTATCGGTGCAGGTGCAGGAGCGGCTGTAGGTGCCGGTGTAGGTGCAATTGCCGGCGGCGGCAAGGGTGCTGCCTGGGGTGCCGGAATCGGTGCTATCCTCGGTGGAACTGCTGGTGCCATTATCGGAAAGAAGATGGATAAGCAGGCTGCTGAACTTGCGCAGATCGAAGGGGCACAGGTGGAGAAGATCAACGAAGGTGAAGCCATCAAGGTTACTTTCGAATCTGGAATCCTTTTCGCAACCAACTCAAGCACCCTCAATAGCGTATCCCGTGCTTCCCTGGACAAGTTTGCCACTTCACTGTTGAACAATCCCGATACCGATGTCAAGATCTACGGACATACCGACAGTACCGGTAGCGATGCGATCAACAATCCACTTTCTGAACGCCGTGCGGAATCAGTATATAACTATCTGTTGTCTAAAGGTATAGATGGAAGTCGGATGATCTCGCAAGGGTTCGGTTCAACCCAGCCGGTTGCCGATAACAGCACTGCTGCAGGTAGAGCCCAGAACCGTCGTGTGGAGATCTTCATTCTTCCGAATGCCAAGATGGTGAAAGAGGCGCAGGAGCAGGCAAATTAATTTCGTAATCGTCTAAAAACGTATTTAATCGCATTGCCGTGGATCGGCAGTGCGATTTTTAATTGAAAAGAAAATGGCTGAAGAGATCGTTATTCCAAAAGGAGTTTCAAAAAGAGAGAGATACGAGGCATTGATTCCGCAATTGGAATCGTTGGTGGAGTCTGAAACCGATGTGATAGCTAATATGGCAAACATTGCCGCCGCCTTGAAGGAGGTTTTCGGCTTCTTCTGGGTCGGATTCTATATCGTCAAGGGAGAGCAGCTGGTGCTCGGTCCTTTTCAGGGTCCTATCGCCTGCACACGCATCCGGTATGGGAAAGGGGTCTGCGGAACAGCCTGGAAAGAGCAAAAGAGGATTGTTGTGCCCGATGTTGACAAGTTCCCGGGTCATATTGCCTGCAGCTCCCTCTCCAGGTCGGAGATCGTGGTGCCAATCTTTCACCAGGGAAATGTAGCGGCAGTACTGGATGTGGATAGTGAACTTCTCGACCATTTTGATGAGACAGACGAAAAATTCCTCACAAAAATTGCAGAATCGATAAAATTTTGATGAATAAAATTTCCATATTTCAAAAAAACGACTTATCTTTGCACTCGGATTTCGGTTCTGGATACCGGATCTGCAAAAATAACGGCAAGCGTGGCCGGTGGTTTTTTGAGATAGTATATATTGCGGAAATAGCTCAGTTGGTAGAGCATAACCTTGCCCCAGAGGTATAGAGACTTCTAACCTTGGCAAGGATAAGGAATAGAGATTCCGGAAAGTTTTGCCGAAAGTGAGATAGTATATATTGCGGAAATAGCTCAGTTGGTAGAGCATAACCTTGCCAAGGTTAGGGTCGCGAGTTCGAGTCTCGTTTTCCGCTCAACGTAAACACTGCAGGAGATGAACCTTGCAGTGTTTTTTTGTACCCCTGCCACTAATTCGCCACTTCCCACTTGTACGGCTCAAAAAGTATTGTAACTTTGTTTTCCGATAAAATCGATACTATTGTTGATTATAGATTTAAGATAAACCATTATATTGAACAAGTTAAAAATCAACCGACATGAAAAAAATTTCCCTTCTTCTGATGTTAAGTTGTGTACTGTCTCTTCAGGCACAGCTTCGCAACAATGACGTGTACGAGGTGACCGAGATGGAGCAGTCGCGTGTACGTAGAGAGATCCGTATTCCCAACGTGGATGGTTACAAGGTCCTGAAGTGCGATTTCCACACTCACACTGTTTTTTCTGACGGGAAGGTCTGGCCCGACACCCGGGTAATGGAAGCCTGGCAGGAGGGTCTGGATGCAGTAGCCATTACCGATCACATCGAGTATCTTCCGCATAAGGAGATCATCAAGGCCGACCTGAACGAATCGTACAAGATTGCAAAGAAGGCGGCTGATGCCAGCGGATTCATTGTCATCAAAGGGACAGAGATTACCCGTAGCAAACCGTTGGGACATTTGAACGCTCTCTTTATCAATGACGTCATGCCGATGGATGTGGAAGATCCCCTGAAGGCTATCGACGAAGCTGTACGGCAAGGTGCCTTTATCATGTGGAATCATCCCGGATGGCCCGATGACAAATCGACCTTCTACCCAGTTCACGAAGAGCTGATCAAGGCAGGAAAGATACATGGTTTGGAGGTATTCAACCACATGGAGTATTATCCGGCATGTTTCGACTGGGCCATGGAACATAACCTCGCATTCATGGCCAATACAGATAGCCATGATCCCATCAGTAACAACTACGGCAGGGAAAACCAGATGCGCCCCATGACACTTGTTCTGGCCAAAGAACGGAGTGAGGCAAGCATAAAAGAGGCGCTCTTTGCCAAACGGACGATGGCATTCTTCAACGGTGAGCTGGCAGGCAAACCGGAACACCTGAAAGGATTGCTGAAAGCCTCCCTGAAAATCCGGGTCATCAACGAGAAACTGGTTGAAGTGACCAATATCTCCGACATCACCTATCAGGCAACTGGCGGTAAAAAACTCTATATCTTCCCAGCCGGAAAAACCATCTCCTTTTCCGTCCCGGCATTCGATACGGTCTTCACCGTGGAGAACTGCCATACCGGTACAGGGCAAAAACTGACCGTTACGGCATCGGATTTTGACTTCTAAAAATTGAAGTTGGCGCTTTTTTGATCTGAATGTGAATCTAAACCATTTTTTTCAGTAAATAAAACCTCGAAAATGTTTGCAGGAGATCAAAAAAGCGTTAACTTTGCACCCACAAAAAATAAACAAAGGTGCGGCAGTGGCCGTGCAGCTTCTACAGGTAGTGAAACATGCCCAGATGGCGGAATTGGTAGACGCGCTAGTTTCAGGGACTAGTGTCGGTTACGACGTGCAGGTTCGAGTCCTGTTCTGGGCACTTCACCATACTTGCGCAGGTGGTGAAATTGGTATACACGCTACTTTGAGGGGGTAGTGCCGGTTCCGGCGTGTGAGTTCGAGTCTCATCCTGCGCACTATAAACCACCACATTGCTGGTGGTTTTTTTATTCCCCAAACTGCAATTATTTAAGTTTTCTATCCTCTCTTAATATTTGAACTATTCTTTTATCATTCCTCTTATCCTGAATAATCTTTCCTTGAATTAACCCAGGATAACCCAGACTCACTTGCATCGTATTGCCAATACCGGTCATATTGGGATCGACCACAACCCAGTCACAACTGACAGAAGAGTAGCTAGGCCAAAAATATCCGGTATAAACCAATGTATCATTTGCTTTTATTGCAAATGCCAACCCATATACTGATGTCTCAAGTGCCTTGATGGAATTGATTGCCCTGTCCGATAATTCAAAAATGCATTCTTTTGAGTCGTACGATAGAATATCATCATATTCGATCAGCGGAATCTCTGCCGTAACTACGCTTGATTCAACTATTTGGTATGAATTATCAACTGTTGTATAACTTTGAATCAGATAGAGTTCAACTTTTCCATTTGTTGTTACATCACCATCACATCCGTACGTGGATAGAAACATTACCCCAAAAAGTGAAATGATCAGTTTTCTATTCATCTTTTTCTTTTATTGAGCTTGTATATTTCTACAATTCAAAACCAGCCTGTTTTCGGAAGGAGTTAACTGAAAAACAGAACTGTCAGATGGATTTCCTCCTTCAATGTAGCCCTCCCCAAATGAGGTGCCGGCTCCCAGAGCAGCGGAGGATATCAGTTCTCAACTTCCGGAAAGAAGGTGATCGAAGTGCGTTATCAATATGTAGCCATTGGGAAGTACACCATCAATGTGGCAGATGGAAAGAGGCCGAAAGCAGCAAAAACTGTCTCCTCCAACCGGCGCTAGCATGCCGATCCATACGGAAACATCCAGGTGATTACAGTTTTTCCCGTTACATCTGACTGTTTGCAATTCTCATGACACCCCGCTTTACTCCGGGGGATAAGGAATCGGTATAGATCGATTCCGTCAGGAATGTTATCTCATTTGTCAGATCGGGATGTCTCTTTGCGATTTCGCACATCAGCTTAAACGCGTTGTAGCGGACAGAGGGCTGGCAGCCTATCTTTTCCCAGATATTCATGCAGATGTCAAACACTTTACCCTCCTGATCCTCTTCCAGCTCCATTTGCTGAACAATTATCAACAACTCCCTCGCATGACCATCCCGTTTGGCTGGTATGGCATCAATTATCCTGTCCAGGTGCTCCTTGATCCGCCTGTCGTTCCTTTCCATGCAACCCCTCAATACCCATGCAGCTCTCCATGAATAGGGTTGTCTGTCCGCAATAGCCAGTTCAATTGCTTCCTCAAAATCCTCGGGATGACTGTTCAAATAGGAGATCATTTCCGATTTGTAGTGACTCTCCAGGATATGCTTAAATTTAGTCATTGTCCGGACTTGTTATCGTTTATCGTATATCGTATTTATCTTGATACGTCTTTAATAATTTCGATTGTGACTTCTCCCTGTTCCGTTTCTCTTGAGCGGTTGCAGTATAGTGTCCCGCTTCGCGACGGAGTTTCAGTTAACTCTCATAAAGACCGCTAGGCAACATGTCTTGTGGGTGACTGTCACCCGTACGTGTGCAAACTCTTTATAGGTTGACTGTTGCTTTTGGTGAAACAGTCCCTCGTTCCAGCCATATGGTTGTAAATTGCTCATCTTCCCAATATCGTTCCGGCAATATGCCGGGTTCCGTTCTCTTTGTTGAAGTAATAGACAATCAGAACCCTCTTTTCATCGAGCAGCACAGGCCATGTGTATCCAATATCACTATTTCCGCCATCCTCCCGCAAAATCATCTCCGGTGCGGTGGCATAGTCGGTACATTCGGCGTTAAGTATTCTGGCCCGTATCCCGTATGGTTTGTGACGATAGCCGTAAGTGAGCAATACCCTCTCATCCGGAAGCCGGAGTGCATTAAGGGGATGACCCTGAAAGCCCATCTTCTCCCATCTGAACGTCTTTCCACCATCTTTGGATCGGGCAATACAAGCCTGATCATCCATATTGGCCGTTCTTAGAAATGCCACCAGATCACCTTTTGGGGTTTCATAGATGGAAGCCTCGTTAAAGGAGGCATTGTCGTCGCTTGCCACCAGTCCCGAGTAGCTCCAGGTGAGTCCCTTGTCATCCGATACAAGCAGGTGATTGGATGTCTTCTTTACCGGTATGGAGTCATTCACGGCAACAACCCAATAGATGCGGCCATTTTTCCCCTCGCACAATGCCCCTCTATTGTATGCGGGAAGCGGTTCTCCCAAGGCGCTCAGATAAATCTCATCTTCCACGTGAGGCGGATAGATTGGCTCTCCCCACCTCTTTCCTCCATCAGTTGAGCGCACCAGGTATCCCCCCAGGAAGATGACTCCTCCTCCGATGTTAAAGACGGGTTGTTTCAGGTTCTCAACCCCGTCGGGCCTTAAGAAGGCCCATGTGTAGCTGGTGCAGAGTAGGGTGCCGTCACTCAGTCTCAACAGACAGGGATCCTGTGAACCGCCAAAAGGATGCGAATAGATGAGTTGCGGCTCTTTGCTCCAGTTTTCGCCATCTTTAGAACGTACCATCACCAGGTAACTGTTAGGATCTACATGGTTGTTTCCATATTCACTGAATATTCTTCGGTCCGGAGCACGACGAAAGGCGACTATAAAATCGTTTTTCCCGTTCTTCACAACAGACGGAAACGAGGAGTAAAACTGTGGATCCTCATAGATCACAATATCCTTGATCTTCTTCCACTTCACCTCCTCGGTGCCGCCGTTCTTGCTGTTATTACCAGCGGTGCAACAGGTAAACGTGACGAAGATTCCTATCAATAGCAAGAGTTTGAAATGATTTTTCATGAAGTAAATAACCCTAATATCTTTATATGCAAAACGTCTATTCTCATTAAAGTTTGTCCTAGCATCTCAAAAATCTATTTTAAAATTATTAACGATAAATCATTGCTGTCCCATTAAAATCTAAAATAGTTCTTTGAAATATTTGAAATTTAGTTAGTTGAAGACAATTTCCGATTAAACGGATTTGAATTCTCATCTTTGCGATCCTAATGAAGGGTTGCAAATGCATAAAGATAAATTCGTGTTCTCTCAGCTGGTCGCTTTCTTAGATAGGAAAAAATTCAATTACATCGTTCGAAAGTATGATGGCGACAAATATGTGAAGCATCTCACTTGTTGGAATCAGCTCCTCGCATTGATGTTTGGGCAATTGTCTAATCGGGAAAGTCTGAGAGATTTGATTATCGCTCTTGAGGCTCATAATTCCAAATGCTATCATTTAGGAATGGGCAGAAGTGTTTCAAGATCATCCCTGGCTAGAGCCAATCAAGACAGGGACTATCTCATCTTTGAAGAATATGCCTATCACCTTGTAAACGAGGCAAGGAAGAAGCGTGTTATAGACATCTTCAAACTCGATGGAAGCGTATTCGCTTTTGATTCAACAACCATTGATTTGTGTCTGGCTGTTTTCTGGTGGGCAAAGTTCCGCAGGACTAAAGGTGGTATCAAAGTACACACCCTGTATGATCTGGAAACACAGATACCTGCATTCTTTCACATCACCGATGCCGCAGTACACGATTCAAAAGCGATGAAGGAAATTCCTTATGAGCCCGGATCTTATTACATATTTGACCGTGCCTACAACAACTTTAAGATGTTGTACAGGATTCACCAGATTGGAGCTTACTTCGTTGTTCGTGCAAAGAAGAACCTGCAGTACAAGACCATCAAATGGAAGCGAAGGTTGCCAAAGAACGTGCTTTCGGATGGAACAATTGAGTTAACGGGTTTTTATCCAAAGCAATACTACCCTGAGCCTCTTCGCCTGGTAAGATATTGGGATGAAGAGCAGAAACGTGAATTTGTATTCCTGACAAATGCAATGCACATCTCTTCACATCTAGTTGCCGAACTTTACAAAAATAGATGGCAAATAGAACTTTTCTTCAAATGGCTGAAGCAGCATCTTAAAATCAAGAAGTTCTGGGGTACAACTGAGAACGCAGTCCGAATTCAAATCTATACTGCAATATGCGCCTACTGCCTTGTGGCAATCGTTCAACACGATATGAAACTTGACAGGAGCACGTACGAGATTCTTCAGATATTAAGCATCTCATTGACTGATAAAACTCATCTTAGAGACCTTTTTGACAAAACTAAATTTCAAAATGACAAAGAACGATTTGGACCTAATGGACCAGGTTTATTTGATTATTAATAACGTCCTAATTTTAATGGGACACTAGTGAAAAAGTATACCTAAAAGTCTCAAATAAAAGTTGCATATGTCAGGTAAAGTATTTATCTTTAAAGTGTTATACAAAAACAAACATTCACCCGACACATGCAAGACAAAAATAGTGAAAAAATCTCATTTACTGCCTGTTCAGTAAAGAAAAAGTTCAGTTCAGAACAATTAACATCATATTCAGGGTTAAGCGTAACCTCTGATTTTATCAACCATTGCGGTATTTATGGCAAGCTGGAACATCTTTTTCCAACCATCCGCCACAATGCAAGCCGTTTCAGCACAGCCCAAATACTCTCAAGTGTCCTGTTGGCTTCGTTGTGCGGTGTTCACCGTTTGAAGCGGATTGAAAATTTCACCTTTGACGCCTTGGTTTCCCGCTTGTTGAAGTTACCCAAGAACATTGACGAGGACACCATACGCCGCCATTTGACAGGTTTGGGTGAAAGGGGCGCCCGTTCGCTTCACGAGTTGTTATTGGATTTTACCGGCTTGCAAGTTTCCCGTTGCGGGTTAAAACGCGTGACGCTTGATTGCGACTCAAGCACATTTACCGTTTACGGCAACCAACAAGGAGCTGAAGTGGGTTACAACTCGCATAAAAAGGGCGCGAAAAGCTATCACCCCATCTTATGTTTCGTCACGGAGATGAAACTGCTTGTCAATTCGTGGCTCCGCCCGGGTTCAAGCTACACCTCAAACGGCGTTTGTGAATTTGTCAAAGAAACCTTGGCCGCTCTTCCCCAAAAGGTGGAGAAGGTTTTTTTCAGGGCAGACAGCGGCTTTTTCAATGGTGGATTGTTTGATTTGCTGGAAGAGGGCAAACATGAATATTTGGTGAAAGTAAAGCTGAAAAACCTGAAAGATTTGCTTGCCGGGCAGACATGGCAACCGGTTGACCCACGGACGGCGACCTGCCGGTTTATACATCAATGTAGCGGTTGGAGGAATCCCCGCATGTTTTATGCCGTGCGCATCATAAAGCAAATGGTTGAAGTCGATTATTTTGGCGAAAAACAATTTGTACCCGAGTATGAGTACTTTTGCTATTGCTCGAACCTGAAAGGATTGGATGCCTTGCAGCTCCATACCCTTTATGGATCCCGATCAGAGAGTGAGAATTGGATCGAGCAAACCAAAAACTCGCTTTGTGCGGGAAAAACCATCACGCATGATTTTTGGGTAAACGATATTCTTTGGCAACTTTCGTCATTTGCCTACAGTTTATCGGTGCTCATGCGATACCGGGGCGACTTTTGGGTTTGGCGTCAAGAGCACTCTACCTTCCGAGAATGGTTTATCCGAGTGCCGGGAAAAGTGGTGAAATCCGGCAGGCAGGTCACGGTAAAAATGCCAAAGGAGTATTACCGAAAAGCGGGGTGGCGTGATTTTGAGCAGCGAATAACGACAACGATGACCGGATGACGGATTTTCACTTAATTCAAGTTTCGCAAGTTGCTAACTTGCCGATTTTAGTTCATAAAAGTTGATAAAGTGAGCCAGATTATCCGATTTATTAATGATT of the Petrimonas mucosa genome contains:
- a CDS encoding helix-turn-helix domain-containing protein, yielding MNPVTEKIKAVCAGKNITAEDLASNAGLTVAQIELIFNSEKIPSLSSLIKISRALGVRLGTFLDDNEALGPVVNRSPKPSTPVTFTSHLTRDNSHIDFFSLAASKSGRHMEPFFIEIKPSGSSPMSTSSHEGEEFLYVLQGAITVQYGMDRYVLNSGESIYYDSVVEHLVTSANDEPAQVLAVVYTPN
- the yidC gene encoding membrane protein insertase YidC, yielding MDKNTVIGFLLIGAIIVAFTFLNRPTQEQLAQQQRMRDSLQQVERQKAALEAERSANGGSGESSEIKQQNSVADFFAVGQVLASDSVTASPDSLDVIQPTGEELVTLENEKLRVTLSTLGGRIHSVQLKGEKRYNGDSLILFEGDEARFNLELFNRNSVRLSTEDQLFTPIVTADGKSVVMRLGSSPERHVDLVYTLPENEFMLDFDIRVVGMKASLHSESLTNLRINWEQKIRQQENGRQFENRFARLNYRYVGQDAQKMSDSKNDRKELTEPIKWFAFKDQFFSTVIIAEKPFSNTILSSQPHVTGEYIKSYKAETWVPVTVDPQRDELTASFNYYFGPNHFYTLKSYDKEISDSSQKLYLEELVDLGYRWLSWINKYFTIPVFNYFLKFNWGMGLIIFIMTLIIKLIILPLTYKSFKSSAKMRVLRPQIKEIEEKYPGQDKEMMLKRQQATMDLYSKAGASPMSGCFPMLLQMPILLAFFFFFPSAIELRHQSFLWASDLSTFDSLIHWDANIPLISKFLGNHISLFCLLMTIVNVFYTKYNMAATDTGQAQMPGMKSMPILMSVMMFFFLNSYPAGLNYYYFLSTLFTIGFTLLFKQLLNEEKLLAQLEANKRKPKKQSGFMARLAEAQKMQEKQARERAKEAAKRNYRR
- a CDS encoding OmpA family protein, whose product is MKQFSKLFGILVLGGALVLSGCGASNTVKGSGIGAGAGAAVGAGVGAIAGGGKGAAWGAGIGAILGGTAGAIIGKKMDKQAAELAQIEGAQVEKINEGEAIKVTFESGILFATNSSTLNSVSRASLDKFATSLLNNPDTDVKIYGHTDSTGSDAINNPLSERRAESVYNYLLSKGIDGSRMISQGFGSTQPVADNSTAAGRAQNRRVEIFILPNAKMVKEAQEQAN
- a CDS encoding GAF domain-containing protein; the encoded protein is MAEEIVIPKGVSKRERYEALIPQLESLVESETDVIANMANIAAALKEVFGFFWVGFYIVKGEQLVLGPFQGPIACTRIRYGKGVCGTAWKEQKRIVVPDVDKFPGHIACSSLSRSEIVVPIFHQGNVAAVLDVDSELLDHFDETDEKFLTKIAESIKF
- a CDS encoding PHP domain-containing protein gives rise to the protein MKKISLLLMLSCVLSLQAQLRNNDVYEVTEMEQSRVRREIRIPNVDGYKVLKCDFHTHTVFSDGKVWPDTRVMEAWQEGLDAVAITDHIEYLPHKEIIKADLNESYKIAKKAADASGFIVIKGTEITRSKPLGHLNALFINDVMPMDVEDPLKAIDEAVRQGAFIMWNHPGWPDDKSTFYPVHEELIKAGKIHGLEVFNHMEYYPACFDWAMEHNLAFMANTDSHDPISNNYGRENQMRPMTLVLAKERSEASIKEALFAKRTMAFFNGELAGKPEHLKGLLKASLKIRVINEKLVEVTNISDITYQATGGKKLYIFPAGKTISFSVPAFDTVFTVENCHTGTGQKLTVTASDFDF
- a CDS encoding sialidase family protein, translated to MKNHFKLLLLIGIFVTFTCCTAGNNSKNGGTEEVKWKKIKDIVIYEDPQFYSSFPSVVKNGKNDFIVAFRRAPDRRIFSEYGNNHVDPNSYLVMVRSKDGENWSKEPQLIYSHPFGGSQDPCLLRLSDGTLLCTSYTWAFLRPDGVENLKQPVFNIGGGVIFLGGYLVRSTDGGKRWGEPIYPPHVEDEIYLSALGEPLPAYNRGALCEGKNGRIYWVVAVNDSIPVKKTSNHLLVSDDKGLTWSYSGLVASDDNASFNEASIYETPKGDLVAFLRTANMDDQACIARSKDGGKTFRWEKMGFQGHPLNALRLPDERVLLTYGYRHKPYGIRARILNAECTDYATAPEMILREDGGNSDIGYTWPVLLDEKRVLIVYYFNKENGTRHIAGTILGR
- a CDS encoding IS4 family transposase: MHKDKFVFSQLVAFLDRKKFNYIVRKYDGDKYVKHLTCWNQLLALMFGQLSNRESLRDLIIALEAHNSKCYHLGMGRSVSRSSLARANQDRDYLIFEEYAYHLVNEARKKRVIDIFKLDGSVFAFDSTTIDLCLAVFWWAKFRRTKGGIKVHTLYDLETQIPAFFHITDAAVHDSKAMKEIPYEPGSYYIFDRAYNNFKMLYRIHQIGAYFVVRAKKNLQYKTIKWKRRLPKNVLSDGTIELTGFYPKQYYPEPLRLVRYWDEEQKREFVFLTNAMHISSHLVAELYKNRWQIELFFKWLKQHLKIKKFWGTTENAVRIQIYTAICAYCLVAIVQHDMKLDRSTYEILQILSISLTDKTHLRDLFDKTKFQNDKERFGPNGPGLFDY
- a CDS encoding IS1380 family transposase, with protein sequence MQDKNSEKISFTACSVKKKFSSEQLTSYSGLSVTSDFINHCGIYGKLEHLFPTIRHNASRFSTAQILSSVLLASLCGVHRLKRIENFTFDALVSRLLKLPKNIDEDTIRRHLTGLGERGARSLHELLLDFTGLQVSRCGLKRVTLDCDSSTFTVYGNQQGAEVGYNSHKKGAKSYHPILCFVTEMKLLVNSWLRPGSSYTSNGVCEFVKETLAALPQKVEKVFFRADSGFFNGGLFDLLEEGKHEYLVKVKLKNLKDLLAGQTWQPVDPRTATCRFIHQCSGWRNPRMFYAVRIIKQMVEVDYFGEKQFVPEYEYFCYCSNLKGLDALQLHTLYGSRSESENWIEQTKNSLCAGKTITHDFWVNDILWQLSSFAYSLSVLMRYRGDFWVWRQEHSTFREWFIRVPGKVVKSGRQVTVKMPKEYYRKAGWRDFEQRITTTMTG